In Nicotiana tabacum mitochondrion, complete genome, the DNA window TATCATCCGAAGAAACAGAAAATACCAAAAAGTTCGAATTCACAGCTAATAACATTGATTCAATTGGCATTGACATAATAGGAATATTTCGTCTATTAAGGAGGATTCCCCGAATACCTGAAATAGAGATAATCATAGAAAATGTGAAATATTTGATAGGATCCATTTCGGGAACGTAGAATGTAAGAGAAATTCAAATGTGAAACAATACGTCAGCTCTTCTACTTGAAATATCCTTCAATTATTGAAGAAATATGATTTTTTATACTCATGTTTCCCTTCCCATCCTGCTCCGCCGAGTGTTGCGCTCGGGTTAACCAAGCCCTCAAGTGCCGTAAATTAGCCCTGGGGACATTGGGTTTGTTGGCATTATAGGCAGCTTTGCTGCCGAAGCGGTCAATAATGATTTCCACCATTTCACTTGGTGATGGAAGTTCATCCAAGTTGCGGTGCCACTTCCTTCGAACAAGGCGTGCCTTCTCTGATTCAATCAGGGGGCTAATCTGTTCGGCCAAGAGATCTTTTTGTTCTTTAATCTTTGCCAATTCAAGTTGATCCAAGGCTCTTTCGATCTCGGACCGATCCCCTGGCTCTTCTTCAGCCGCGGATATGTTGAGATCAAAGGAAGGTTTTTTCGATAAGCTAGGACCACTTCCATCGCCTCCGACGGAAAGAGGAATTCTATCCATTAAAGAAAGCCAAAAATCCAGGAAGTCGCTAAGAAATGAAGTAAAGAAAGCGGCTTCAAAAGAAAAGTCCCAATTACAGTTTAAAAGGATAGGAGTAAGTAAAAGGACAGTGAGACTGAGAAAAATTCGTTTCAAAAGAGAGAAAAACAAAGCTGACGTTCGTTCTCTTCCTCTGTGCATCTCTGTGATGGGGCTCATCATAAGCTTTTTTTTCTCAAGCTCATCATAAGCTTTTTTTATCCTCTTCTTCGTGTTCTATTGATCAGAAGCATCCAGCAGCGCCTCGCCGGTTTCGAATTCTAACACAAAATGGCCAAAGAATCAATTAGTAATATGCCTTCTATTGCCAAAAGACCTTATCTTCTCCTCTTGGTAAAGAGAGCCTCCATTTCGAGTTCGACAAAGTGAAAGAATCGATTCGATCA includes these proteins:
- the nad4L gene encoding NADH dehydrogenase subunit 4L, giving the protein MDPIKYFTFSMIISISGIRGILLNRRNIPIMSMPIESMLLAVNSNFLVFSVSSDDMMGQSFASLVPTVAAAESAIGLAIFVITFRVRGTIAVESINSIQG
- the orf222 gene encoding hypothetical protein, yielding MMSPITEMHRGRERTSALFFSLLKRIFLSLTVLLLTPILLNCNWDFSFEAAFFTSFLSDFLDFWLSLMDRIPLSVGGDGSGPSLSKKPSFDLNISAAEEEPGDRSEIERALDQLELAKIKEQKDLLAEQISPLIESEKARLVRRKWHRNLDELPSPSEMVEIIIDRFGSKAAYNANKPNVPRANLRHLRAWLTRAQHSAEQDGKGNMSIKNHISSIIEGYFK
- the orf102a gene encoding hypothetical protein — its product is MLRSKEGFFDKLGPLPSPPTERGILSIKESQKSRKSLRNEVKKAASKEKSQLQFKRIGVSKRTVRLRKIRFKREKNKADVRSLPLCISVMGLIISFFFSSSS